A stretch of Fusarium poae strain DAOMC 252244 chromosome 2, whole genome shotgun sequence DNA encodes these proteins:
- a CDS encoding hypothetical protein (BUSCO:34844at5125) yields MSSSLEQLKATGTTVVSDSGDFVSIGKYKPQDATTNPSLILAASKKEEYAKLIDVAIDYAKQKGGSIDQQVDDALDRLLVEFGKEILKIIPGKVSTEVDARYSFDTEASVNKALHLIELYGEQGISKDRILIKIAATWEGIKAAEILQRDHGINTNLTLMFSLVQAIGAAEAGAYLISPFVGRILDWFKASTKKEYTKEEDPGVQSVKQIFNYYKKFGYNTIVMGASFRNTGEITELAGCDYLTISPNLLEDLLNSSESVPKKLDASQASSLDIEKKSYIKDEALFRFDFNEDQMAVEKLREGISKFAADAVTLKSILKEKLA; encoded by the exons atgtcttcATCTCTCGAGCAGCTCAAGGCCACCGGCACT ACCGTTGTGTCCGACTCTG GTGACTTTGTCT CCATTGGCAAGTACAAGCCTCAGGATGCTACCACCAACCCTTCTCTCATCCTCGCTGCTTCTAAGAAGGAGGAGTACGCCAAGCTGATCGATGTCGCCATCGACTATGCTAAGCAGAAGGGCGGCTCTATCGACCAGCAGGTTGATGATGCCCTCGACCGTCTCCTTGTTGAGTTCGGCAAGGAGATTCTCAAGATCATCCCCGGTAAGGTCTCCACAGAGGTCGACGCTCGTTACTCTTTCGATACCGAAGCCTCCGTCAACAAGGCTCTCCACCTTATTGAG CTCTACGGCGAGCAGGGCATCTCCAAGGACCGCATCCTGATCAAGATCGCTGCCACATGGGAGGGTATCAAGGCTGCTGAGATCCTCCAGCGTGACCACGGTATCAACACCAATCTCACCCTGATGTTCTCTCTCGTCCAGGCTATTGGTGCCGCCGAGGCTGGCGCTTACCTTATTTCCCCCTTCGTCGGCCGTATTCTTGACTGGTTCAAGGCCTCCACCAAGAAGGAGTACaccaaggaggaggaccCTGGTGTCCAGTCTGTCAAGCAGATCTTCAACTACTACAAGAAGTTCGGTTACAACACCATTGTTATGGGCGCCTCGTTCCGAAACACTGGCGAGATCACTGAGCTTGCTGGCTGTGACTACTTGACCATCTCT CCCAACCTGCTCGAGGACCTCCTCAACTCCTCCGAGTCTGTCCCTAAGAAGCTCGATGCTTCTCAGGCCTCTTCTCTCGACATCGAGAAGAAGTCTTACATCAAGGACGAGGCTCTCTTCCGCTTCGACTTCAACGAGGACCAGATGGCTGTTGAGAAGCTCCGAGAGGGTATCAGCAAGTTCGCTGCTGATGCTGTCACTCTCAAGAGCATCCTCAAGGAAAAGCTCGCCTAA
- a CDS encoding hypothetical protein (BUSCO:55693at5125): MPSSCKELREALAQCLQESECVMVQRNSAGDCLREPLVNTLPLKCRQLKKGFGECKRGMVDMRKRFRGNMPVAYRTMEQAEEGQGYQLYAGRPAFAGGVKKTDGNEPIPQDWREVENEKWRAEQAAMAQQKK, from the exons ATGCCCAGCTCATGCAAAGAACTGC GCGAGGCACTCGCGCAGTGTCTCCAAGAATCCGAGTGTGTCATGGTCCAGCGCAATAGCGCCGGCGACTGCCTCCGCGAGCCCCTCGTCAACACTCTCCCCCTAAAGTGCCGGCAGCTGAAGAAGGGTTTCGGCGAGTGCAAGCGTGGCATGGTCGATATGCGCAAGCGATTCCGCGGCAATATGCCCGTGGCTTACCGTACGATGGAGCAGGCTGAGGAGGGCCAGGGATACCAGCTTTACGCTGGACGGCCGGCCTTTGCAGGCGGAGTCAAGAAGACGGACGGAAACGAGCCCATCCCTCAAGATTGGAGGGAAGTCGAGAATGAGAAGTGGAGGGCCGAGCAGGCAGCGATGGCACAGCAGAAGAAATGA
- a CDS encoding hypothetical protein (BUSCO:34710at5125), giving the protein MSSHSDSKSLSAEEIFNSMTLDDSNQNKANQQAPRRPANGPPPRRDGNAPPPQDGKHRPTRSQEEALRARRMQGPGPRPQQSSPQRKGPPRRPRRNSESSLVDFDARPITDEEKRMIEAARRRKYEQQRRGDGKERSDRSDRDRDRDRERRERGDKERSSRPSRRMDIIDQLDATSIYGTGVFHHDGPFDALNPHRNRQNARRAPMQAFPKDSLNNSLGGAGPLNARADHSVLMGNATEEAFRDFAAPTKPKKEPAIFDASGRDKIVHGDESVGLGTSTFLEGTPAARSAIQRHQAEQAQETAEGGLQRKKSLAQRIRHINKGPRDYNQPGREYSRITPDAYPTAASTGSDNNPFFVEFGKGEESINVRQRDGSMSANSPPGARRPSAGAVLERRVTTDATTTLDEAPAKPTGLMGRMKSLKGRKTRPEIPSNGPGVPGTAV; this is encoded by the exons ATGTCATCTCACTCAGATTCCAAGTCTCTGTCAGCCGAGGAGATCTTT AACTCCATGACGCTAGATGATTCAAACCAGAATAAAGCAAACCAGCAAGCCCCTCGTCGACCGGCGAACGGCCCGCCCCCGCGACGTGACGGAAATGCACCACCACCTCAAGATGGCAAACATCGCCCTACGCGttctcaagaagaagcccTTCGTGCTCGCAGGATGCAAGGTCCCGGACCTCGACCCCAACAGAGCTCACCGCAAAGAAAGGGCCCACCAAGACGCCCCCGACGGAACTCTGAATCCTCTCTGGTCGACTTTGATGCGCGCCCTATCACAGATGAGGAGAAGCGAATGATTGAAGCGGCCAGGCGACGTAAATACGAACAGCAGCGTCGTGGAGACGGTAAGGAACGGAGCGATAGGAGCGACCGTGACCGCGACCGTGATCGTGAACGACGTGAGCGGGGTGACAAGGAGAGGTCCAGCCGTCCCAGTCGCAGGATGGACATCATTGACCAGCTTGACGCCACAAGTATTTATGGGACTGGAG TTTTCCATCATGACGGCCCCTTTGACGCGCTGAACCCTCATCGAAACCGCCAAAACGCAAGACGTGCGCCAATGCAAGCCTTCCCCAAGGACTCCCTTAACAACTCACTTGGCGGTGCGGGACCTCTCAATGCCCGGGCTGATCATTCGGTTCTCATGGGTAATGCCACAGAAGAAGCTTTCAGAGATTTCGCCGCCCCTACCAAACCCAAGAAAGAGCCGGCCATTTTTGATGCTTCGGGCCGCGACAAGATCGTTCACGGTGACGAGTCGGTTGGTCTAGGCACCTCCACATTCTTAGAGGGCACACCTGCCGCAAGAAGTGCTATCCAGCGCCACCAGGCCGAGCAAGCCCAAGAAACGGCTGAGGGCGGTCTGCAGCGAAAGAAATCGCTGGCACAGCGCATCCGTCACATCAACAAGGGTCCTCGAGACTACAACCAGCCAGGTCGTGAGTACTCTAGGATTACACCCGACGCATACCCGACAGCCGCCAGTACTGGCTCTGACAACAACCCCTTCTTTGTCGAGTTTGGTAAAGGTGAGGAAAGCATCAATGTTAGACAACGTGACGGATCTATGTCAGCCAACAGCCCTCCAGGAGCGAGGCGCCCCTCCGCCGGTGCAGTCCTGGAGAGACGAGTAACGACTGATGCCACCACCACACTGGACGAAGCCCCAGCCAAACCAACAGGGCTCATGGGACGAATGAAGAGTCTGAAGGGCCGCAAGACCCGGCCAGAGATCCCTAGCAACGGTCCTGGTGTACCCGGAACGGCCGTTTAG
- a CDS encoding hypothetical protein (BUSCO:3928at5125) encodes MFSNFTNIVQKAQQLIDPTQGLNLSSSDRNPSKSSLFQSQFRLPASQAPLYEINAELTIPPSNATHGDKDHDRGWHYAGKLHLSEHYMCFSTTPTSFVQSASLSTSTAFTGQTHGGGPSGNGFTFPLCAIRRVERLNSQNFQFALALTTWNGLLADTSKDKRDPREQRITIHLAGTRQSCERFCDGLKKGLRAGVGNVAKLRRVAAECYSEHLLRTEDKKNDLPPDAGLGMLFRYPGDPKKLRDRAKMRLWAEYLRDNGRNFTLIRQPTFHKLIRVGLPNRLRGEIWELTSGSIYLRLENPALYTDTLTKFEGQESLAIDEIEKDLNRSLPEYPGFQSEDGINRLRRVLTAYSWVNADVGYCQAMNIVVAALLIYMSESQAFFLLSTLCDRLVPGYYSTTMYGTLLDQKVFESLVERTMPILWDHLVKSDVQLSVVSLPWFLSLYINSMPLVFAFRVLDVFFVEGPKVLFQVGLAILRINGEELLDATDDGAFISVLKAYFSRLDESAHPKSENPKLRAVTRFQELMVVAFKEFAGITHNSITELRLKNKDAVLSNIENFAKRTAIRNLGPESKLMSTDELGALYDRFYSILYERQQRDLMIQQEKMRRAKASRMRASEIFTTHHNEVERGRVGLGPSTSLMDYDAFREFLASMAKWAISDSPGATKYGNYEERQNKYHSARRASDMLSPWGTGPEPAEHEFLRRLFKKWDVDDSSALTLQNVVTGIAKIKGKHDIMGTITYFFELYDDDNDGKVDREGILRISEALLFLSRRGLEGTLGSGANSTLESDAANGHESQASLVPGISTNERFLGSVSAFIRRCFEYADPAAGHKDQAPITTDDETSKDDAFAIGDDDEEEEEEEEEEEDLLGLESPTGSPTKAKKPDLSTESSLDTPTDPEAASRRRVSRAKSEAANAALDPAHPLHLTLPTFRMVVLADELLEQFFESSFPASFHVIEGLPTTSSASSLTTFSSLGFGTRPPVAPPVGPPGAGRGLRGVLDNIVTDGMRVATEVRRRMDEAQKELEKNALPGQRPEDDDEDDDDLGVEVGVRKGPSASTDMERRSVRSSDRDLLDGADAEAGASAKPQEPSLLDVNPSDGRPRASTAASSGSTGGSAVVEFEG; translated from the exons ATGTTTTCGAACTTCACCAACATCGTTCAAAAAGCCCAGCAGCTTATCGATCCTACCCAAGGGCTCAATCTATCCAGTTCAGATCGCAATCCCTCAAAGTCATCGTTATTTCAGAGCCAATTTCGCTTGCCTGCCTCTCAGGCGCCCCTCTACGAGATCAACGCCGAGCTTACTATCCCGCCCTCCAACGCTACTCACGGTGATAAGGATCACGATCGAGGATGGCATTATGCTGGCAAGCTACACCTGTCCGAGCATTACATgtgcttctcgacaacacCTACTAGCTTTGTGCAATCTGCTAGCCTTTCAACCTCGACCGCTTTTACTGGCCAGACACACGGAGGAGGACCTAGTGGCAATGGATTCACATTTCCTTTATGTGCTATACGAAGGGTGGAGCGCTTGAATAGCCAGAACTTCCAG TTCGCACTCGCTCTGACTACGTGGAATGGCCTTCTTGCCGATACCTCCAAAGACAAGAGAGACCCCCGAGAACAACGCATAACAATCCATCTTGCTGGAACCAGACAGTCCTGCGAACGTTTCTGTGACGGCCTCAAGAAGGGTCTCCGAGCAGGCGTTGGCAACGTAGCCAAGTTGCGCCGAGTTGCTGCTGAGTGTTACTCTGAACATCTTTTAAGAACCGAAGATAAGAAGAACGACCTTCCACCAGATGCTGGCTTAGGAATGCTCTTCCGGTATCCTGGAGATCCAAAGAAGTTGCGCGATAGGGCAAAGATGCGTCTTTGGGCCGAGTATCTGCGCGACAATGGCAGGAATTTTACATTGATCCGCCAACCAACTTTCCACAAACTTATCCGCGTTGGTCTGCCCAACCGGCTTCGGGGCGAAATCTGGGAGCTAACGTCTGGTTCAATTTACTTACGCCTGGAGAACCCAGCACTTTACACCGATACCCTAACTAAATTCGAGGGCCAGGAGTCCCTCGCTATTGACGAGATTGAAAAGGATCTCAACCGAAGTCTTCCAGAGTATCCCGGATTCCAAAGCGAAGATGGAATTAACCGACTTCGCCGAGTTTTGACTGCTTATAGTTGGGTTAATGCCGATGTCGGATATTGTCAAGCCATGAACATTGTCGTGGCTGCACTATTGATTTACATGTCTGAATCGCAGgctttcttccttctctcgACACTCTGCGATAGGCTAGTCCCTGGATACTATTCTACGACTATGTACGGTACACTCCTTGATCAGAAGGTGTTCGAGTCCTTAGTTGAGAGAACGATGCCTATTCTTTGGGACCACCTTGTCAAGAGTGACGTGCAGCTGTCGGTCGTCTCGCTTCCATGGTTCCTGTCACTATACATTAATTCTATGCCCTTGGTTTTCGCCTTCCGAGTATTGGATGTATTCTTCGTCGAAGGGCCAAAAGTCTTGTTTCAAGTAGGACTGGCAATTCTACGAATTAACGGCGAGGAACTCCTGGATGCGACGGATGATGGAGCCTTCATATCCGTCTTGAAGGCGTACTTTTCCCGCTTAGATGAATCGGCTCACCCAAAATCCGAGAACCCAAAGCTACGTGCAGTGACGCGGTTCCAAGAACTTATGGTGGTGGCTTTCAAGGAGTTTGCGGGAATCACCCACAACAGTATCACAGAACTACGATTGAAGAACAAAGATGCGGTTCTCAGTAACATCGAGAACTTTGCCAAGAGGACTGCCATTCGCAACTTGGGCCCTGAAAGCAAACTGATGAGTACCGATGAGCTTGGGGCACTATACGATCGCTTTTACAGTATCTTGTATGAACGTCAACAAAGGGACCTCATGATTCAACAAGAAAAAATGCGTCGGGCCAAGGCAAGTAGAATGCGGGCATCTGAGATATTCACAACACACCATAACGAAGTCGAGAGGGGACGTGTAGGCCTGGGGCCAAGCACAAGTCTTATGGATTACGACGCGTTTCGCGAGTTTCTTGCCAGCATGGCAAAATGGGCCATCTCAGATTCGCCAGGAGCAACCAAGTATGGCAACTACGAAGAACGGCAAAATAAGTACCACAGCGCCAGGCGCGCGTCTGACATGCTGTCTCCTTGGGGCACGGGGCCCGAACCTGCTGAGCACGAATTCCTACGTCGACTTTTCAAGAAGTGGGATGTAGACGACAGCTCTGCACTAACTTTACAGAATGTTGTTACCGGCATAGCGAAAATCAAAGGGAAACATGATATAATGGGCACAATCACGTATTTCTTCGAGTTGTACGACGACGATAACGACGGCAAAGTTGACCGGGAAGGTATCCTACGTATATCTGAAGCTTTGTTGTTCCTTTCCCGCCGAGGACTCGAGGGTACCCTGGGTTCTGGTGCCAACAGCACACTAGAGAGCGACGCAGCAAACGGCCATGAATCGCAAGCAAGCTTAGTACCGGGTATCTCGACTAACGAGCGGTTTCTGGGAAGCGTGAGCGCCTTTATAAGACGATGCTTTGAGTACGCCGACCCAGCAGCTGGACACAAAGATCAGGCTCCCATCACGACTGATGATGAAACCTCGAAAGACGACGCCTTTGCAATaggcgacgacgatgaggaggaggaggaggaggaggaggaggaggaggatctcCTGGGCCTCGAATCCCCTACTGGATCACCAACGAAGGCGAAGAAGCCAGATCTTTCCACAGAGAGTTCCCTGGATACCCCCACCGACCCTGAAGCAGCCTCGCGACGTAGAGTATCCAGGGCCAAATCTGAGGCCGCAAACGCAGCGCTAGACCCTGCACATCCCCTTCATCTTACTCTGCCAACCTTCCGTATGGTGGTCCTCGCTGATGAACTGCTGGAGCAATTCTTTGAGTCGTCTTTTCCCGCATCTTTTCACGTTATCGAGGGATTGCCTACGACATCCTCAGCATCGTCACTCACAACGTTCTCTAGTCTTGGTTTCGGGACTAGACCTCCAGTTGCGCCACCCGTTGGTCCTCCAGGAGCAGGACGTGGCCTTCGTGGCGTGCTTGATAACATTGTCACGGACGGAATGCGTGTCGCCACTGAGGTCAGGAGGCGCATGGATGAGGCCCAGAAGGAACTCGAAAAGAACGCTCTACCCGGGCAGAGGCCtgaggacgatgacgaagatgacgatgacctTGGTGTTGAAGTCGGTGTGAGAAAGGGACCGTCGGCTAGCACCGATATGGAACGGAGGTCCGTCAGGAGTTCAGATAGAGATCTACTAGACGGAGCGGATGCAGAGGCTGGCGCATCAGCGAAGCCGCAAGAACCGAGTTTGCTTGACGTGAACCCCAGTGATGGTCGGCCTCGTGCCAGTACGGCAGCTTCATCGGGATCGACTGGAGGCTCAGCAGTCGTGGAGTTTGAAGGTTAG